GGCTAAGCAAACTCGATGGTCTATATCTCAATGGTGATCAAGAGTGTCGAGTAGCGGGGAACTTAAATATTGCTATAGATGGCGTTGATGGTGAGTCATTGATGTTGGGTTTAAAAGATATAGCTGTCTCTTCAGGCTCTGCTTGTGACTCTGCGAATCTTGATCCATCGTACGTTCTAAAAGGGATTGGTGTTAGTGATCCTTTAGCGCTCGCATCTATTCGTGTTTCGTTAGGGCGCTTTACTTCTGAAGAGGATGTTGAACGTGCGCTTAGTCTGATGACCGATAAGATTCAGAAATTAAGAGAAATTTCAGGTGTCTGGCCTAGATAAACCTTAAGTCGCTCGCTGGTTGGCGCTTTGTACAGAACATTAGGTGCTTAATCGGTGGAAATTACTTATGGAGTGGCCTATTAGAAGCAGTATGATTTTATCATCAACACGCGTATAATTCGCGCGTCTATAGTCAGCCCGCCTTAAGTTCTCTTTACTAGAGCTGGGTTAAAACTTATTTTTAAATTAATTTGGAGAATTTGAATGGCGATCGAACGCACTTTTTCAATTGTTAAGCCTGATGCTGTTGCTAAAAACGTAATTGGTAAAATCTACAGCCGATTTGAAGATGCTGGTTTGAAAATCGTAGCTTCAAAAATGTTGCACCTTTCTCAAGAGAAAGCTGAAGGCTTTTACGCGGAGCACAAAGAGCGCCCATTTTTTGCTGACCTAGTTGCATTTATGACATCTGGCCCTGTTATGGTTCAGGTATTGGAAGGTGAGAACGCAGTTTTAGCTAACCGTGAATTGATGGGTGCTACTAACCCTAAAGAAGCAGCAGAAGGCACTATCCGTCGTGATTTCGCTGACTCTATCGATGCAAACGCAGTACACGGTTCTGATGCTTTAGCATCTGCAGAGCGTGAAATTGCATACTTCTTCTCTGATGATGAAATTTGCCCAAGAAGCTAATTTCTCTCTAGTTAAGAAAGAAAGGCAGGCTGTCCTGACGGATGCCTGCTTTTCTGCGTCATAAAGGTATGAAAATATTATTTCTTTTCAACTGTTGTGCTGTGAAAGTTTGAGCTCTAGTGCTAGCGGATATTCGCACCAGAAGATGATAAGAACAGTTGAATAGAAATGTTATTTTTATCCGGGCTTTTTGCGCTAATCATTGCGCCCTTTCAGTTGGGAAATATTAAAAGCCAAGCGGATATCAGATATATCAATTGTTGTAGTTAATTTTTACATGGGTGTTGGAAAATCAAGATGAGCACAATCAAGAAAGTTAATTTGCTTGGTCTAACGCGTTCCAAAATGGAACAGTTTTTTGCCGATATGGGTGAAAAACCATTTAGAGCAAAGCAAGTTATGCAGTGGATTCATCAGTATGGTGTTTCTGATTTTGATCAGATGACCAACATCAGCAAAGTGCTACGAACCAAGCTGGCTGACATTGCTGAAATCAGAGTGCCAGAGGTAACCTATCATGACATCTCATCTGACGGTACTCGTAAGTGGGTAATGCAGATGGAAGGCGGCAGTAGTATCGAGACTGTGCTTATTCCTGATGGCAATAGAGGCACCCTTTGTGTTTCTTCTCAGATAGGTTGTGCCCTCGACTGCAGCTTTTGCTCTACGGGGAAGCAGGGGTTTAACCGTAATCTTTCAGCTGCCGAGATTATCGGTCAAGTATGGGTTGCAGTAAAATCATTCGAAGATATTGACCCTGAAAAAGAACGACCTGTGACCAATGTTGTCATGATGGGTATGGGCGAGCCTTTGCTTAACTTTGATAACGTTATCGATGCCATGGACTTAATGATGGACGATTTCGCTTACAGTATATCTAAGCGTCGATTGACATTAAGTACGGCGGGGGTAGTGCCTGCGATAAAAAAACTAACGGGCTTAACGGATGCGTCTATTGCGATATCACTCCATGCACCTAATGATGAGCTGCGTAATGAGTTGGTTCCTATTAACCAGAAATATCCTATTAGCGAACTGCTAGAGGCTGTTCAAGATTACTTGGGGTCTCTGTCCGACAAGCGAAAAGCAACTATTGAATACACCTTGATTGAAGGGGTGAATGATCAGCTTGAGTTGGCCCATCAGTTGGTTGAACTGTTGAAAGATCTACCATGTAAAATTAATTTGATACCGTTTAATCCGTTTCCTCAAAGCGATTACAAAAAGCCTTCTGGCAATGCTGTTCACCGGTTTCAGGATGTATTAGTCGCTGGCGGGTATGTTACGACTATCCGCTCCACGCGAGGGGATGATATTGACGCTGCATGTGGGCAGCTAGTCGGCAAGGTTACCGACCGGACACGAAGAAGCGAAAAGTATATTCCACTTAAACAGCACTCAGGTTAAACTGAGTGTAGAATTTGGCCTAAAATGTAATAAATACAAAAAACTATCGTTAATTTTTAAGTGTGGTTATAGCTCTCTGAGGATATATGAAGTTCTTTTTAATCGGTTTTTTGGCACTTATTGTATCTGGTTGTGTTACGACTACCGATAGCCCGTTTTCGAATAAGGCAGACGAAGGTAAGGCGTTACAAAACTATATTCAGTTGGGTTTGGCTTATATTCAAAGAAATGATTTTGAGAAAGCCAGAACGAACATCGGGCGTGCGCTCGAAATTGATTCCGATAGTTCTGAAGCCTATGCAGCTCTTGGTCTTCTCTATCAACAGCAGGCTGAGAATGATTTAGCAGAAGAGCATTTTAAGCAAGCGATGTCGCTAGATGCCAACAACACCAGAGGGCGTACTTTCTACGCTTCTTTTTTGTTTCGACAAGAGCGATATCAAGAGTCTCTGCAGCAGTTTGAACTGGCAGGCAGAGATACCGGTTACTCCAGACGAGCAGTTATTTTTATTAATATTGCCCAGTGTCACCTGAAATTAGGGCAGAATGATCAAGCGGTAAAAGCGTATGAAAAAGCGTTGGCCCTCGATAGGGTACAGCCCCAAGCGCTTATCGGTATTTCCCAACTGCTAATTCAGCAGGGAGAGTTCCTTAAGGGGCAGCAGTACTATAATCGAATGGTTAATGTGATAAAAAGTAGTGGTATGACTCACTCTGCCAAGAGTTTATGGTTAGGTATCGAACTAGCAAGACACTTTAATGACCAAAGCAAAGAGTCAAGCTATGCGCTATTGCTGAAGAAG
This genomic window from Alkalimarinus sediminis contains:
- the ndk gene encoding nucleoside-diphosphate kinase codes for the protein MAIERTFSIVKPDAVAKNVIGKIYSRFEDAGLKIVASKMLHLSQEKAEGFYAEHKERPFFADLVAFMTSGPVMVQVLEGENAVLANRELMGATNPKEAAEGTIRRDFADSIDANAVHGSDALASAEREIAYFFSDDEICPRS
- the rlmN gene encoding 23S rRNA (adenine(2503)-C(2))-methyltransferase RlmN, with the translated sequence MSTIKKVNLLGLTRSKMEQFFADMGEKPFRAKQVMQWIHQYGVSDFDQMTNISKVLRTKLADIAEIRVPEVTYHDISSDGTRKWVMQMEGGSSIETVLIPDGNRGTLCVSSQIGCALDCSFCSTGKQGFNRNLSAAEIIGQVWVAVKSFEDIDPEKERPVTNVVMMGMGEPLLNFDNVIDAMDLMMDDFAYSISKRRLTLSTAGVVPAIKKLTGLTDASIAISLHAPNDELRNELVPINQKYPISELLEAVQDYLGSLSDKRKATIEYTLIEGVNDQLELAHQLVELLKDLPCKINLIPFNPFPQSDYKKPSGNAVHRFQDVLVAGGYVTTIRSTRGDDIDAACGQLVGKVTDRTRRSEKYIPLKQHSG
- the pilW gene encoding type IV pilus biogenesis/stability protein PilW yields the protein MKFFLIGFLALIVSGCVTTTDSPFSNKADEGKALQNYIQLGLAYIQRNDFEKARTNIGRALEIDSDSSEAYAALGLLYQQQAENDLAEEHFKQAMSLDANNTRGRTFYASFLFRQERYQESLQQFELAGRDTGYSRRAVIFINIAQCHLKLGQNDQAVKAYEKALALDRVQPQALIGISQLLIQQGEFLKGQQYYNRMVNVIKSSGMTHSAKSLWLGIELARHFNDQSKESSYALLLKKLYPESQEYQQYRALKSND